One Paenibacillus riograndensis SBR5 DNA segment encodes these proteins:
- a CDS encoding ABC transporter ATP-binding protein — translation MNAGATWKRIIVYTKQHRGIAIAAVFCAILSVVASLIGPLLIGRTVDQMAGLGQVDFDQVLRLLLILAAVYIAGSFFGWLLTYYTNRIAYRTVYDLRRELFDKLNVLPLKFHDNHPQGDSISRFVNDMDAVSDGLLQGFSTLLTGVVTIAGAIGLMLYISPVMTLVVLLSAPAAFYVARFITTRSQKLFREQARILGGLNGYVEEIVGGQKVVQAFRYEDHSFAEFSGRNNELYQTGVKAQFYGSLSNPSTRLVNNITFSVIAMIGSALVIGGHFTVGDLSSFLIYSNLFAKPFNEITGVITQLQSATASAQRIFAILDLPPETQDAEDARVLGISQGTIQFDNVSFAYSPERPLIRNFSLEVKPGTRVAIVGQTGAGKTTLVNLLMRFYDVDSGSIKLDGTDIRAITRDSLRRNFGMVLQDTWLYGGTIRDNIAYGKPEAAEEEVIAAAKAANAHSFIKRLPEGYATKISGSGDNLSQGQKQLLTIARVMLADPPMLILDEATSSIDTLTEARIQKAFLAMISGRTSFVIAHRLSTIREADVILYMKDGDIVESGTHEELLQRGGHYARLYNSQFAAV, via the coding sequence ATGAATGCCGGAGCAACCTGGAAAAGAATTATAGTATATACCAAACAACACCGGGGCATTGCCATTGCCGCTGTGTTCTGTGCCATACTGAGCGTAGTCGCCAGCCTGATCGGGCCGCTTCTAATCGGACGGACAGTCGATCAGATGGCCGGTCTGGGACAAGTGGACTTTGATCAGGTCCTCCGGCTGCTGCTGATTCTGGCTGCGGTCTATATCGCCGGCAGCTTTTTCGGCTGGCTGCTGACTTACTACACCAACCGGATCGCCTACCGGACAGTCTATGATTTGCGGCGCGAGCTGTTCGACAAGCTGAACGTGCTGCCGCTGAAGTTCCATGACAACCATCCGCAGGGAGACAGCATATCCCGGTTCGTGAACGACATGGATGCGGTCTCGGACGGATTGCTGCAAGGTTTTTCTACCCTGCTTACCGGAGTGGTGACCATTGCCGGAGCGATCGGTCTGATGCTCTACATCAGTCCGGTGATGACGCTGGTTGTGCTGCTGTCGGCACCGGCCGCCTTTTATGTCGCACGGTTCATAACTACTCGATCCCAGAAGCTCTTCCGCGAGCAGGCCAGAATTCTCGGCGGACTTAACGGATACGTGGAGGAAATCGTCGGCGGCCAGAAGGTAGTGCAAGCCTTCCGTTATGAAGACCACAGCTTCGCGGAGTTCTCCGGACGGAATAATGAGCTGTACCAGACCGGTGTCAAAGCCCAATTCTACGGTTCGTTGTCCAATCCCAGTACACGGCTGGTGAACAATATTACTTTTTCTGTGATTGCCATGATCGGCAGCGCTCTGGTTATCGGGGGGCATTTTACAGTCGGGGACCTTTCCAGCTTCCTGATCTATTCGAACCTGTTCGCCAAGCCGTTCAATGAAATTACCGGTGTCATCACCCAGCTTCAATCGGCAACGGCTTCGGCCCAGCGGATTTTTGCGATTCTGGATCTGCCCCCGGAAACCCAGGATGCTGAAGACGCACGCGTGTTGGGGATAAGCCAAGGGACGATCCAATTTGACAATGTGAGCTTTGCCTATTCGCCAGAGCGCCCGCTGATCAGAAATTTCAGCCTGGAGGTGAAACCGGGCACACGGGTGGCCATCGTCGGGCAGACGGGGGCCGGGAAAACTACACTGGTCAACCTGCTGATGCGTTTCTATGATGTGGACAGCGGCAGCATCAAGCTGGACGGTACCGATATCAGGGCGATTACCCGCGACAGCCTGCGCCGCAATTTTGGAATGGTGCTGCAGGATACCTGGCTGTATGGGGGAACGATCCGCGACAATATCGCTTACGGCAAGCCGGAGGCGGCTGAGGAAGAAGTGATTGCTGCCGCCAAGGCTGCGAATGCCCACAGCTTCATCAAGCGGCTGCCCGAAGGTTATGCCACCAAAATATCCGGTTCAGGGGATAATCTGTCCCAGGGGCAGAAGCAATTGCTCACCATCGCCCGTGTCATGCTTGCCGATCCGCCCATGCTGATCCTGGACGAAGCGACCAGCAGTATCGACACGCTGACAGAAGCCCGTATCCAGAAGGCTTTTCTGGCGATGATCTCCGGCCGCACCAGCTTCGTGATTGCCCACCGGCTGTCCACGATTCGCGAGGCAGACGTCATTCTCTATATGAAAGACGGCGATATCGTCGAGAGCGGCACCCATGAGGAGCTGCTGCAACGCGGCGGCCATTACGCCCGGCTGTATAACAGCCAATTCGCGGCAGTGTAA
- a CDS encoding ABC transporter ATP-binding protein, whose product MFKLAVFLKPYRKEVILGPVFKLLEAILELLLPTIVALIVNNGIGRHDSAYVYRMGGLMVLMSLLGFSCSMVCQYYAARASQGFGTSLRNKMFKHISALSYAELDTFGTPSLINRITNDVNQLQLAVAMLIRLVIRAPFICIGAIIMSMILDFRLSLILLAATPVIGVILYFIITRSSPLYRKYQQKLDHLALVLSENLSGIRVIRAFAKSRSEKQRFDAASEDLTATAIRVARISAWLGPMTTLVVNAAIIAILWAGGIHIDAGRLSQGEIIAFINYVTQILLALIVVSNLVIIFTKASSSANRVNEVLGTEASVLDTGNHSLPRTGQQAPAITFEHVSFGYNTTGELALHDISVAINRGETVGLIGSTGSGKSTFVNLIPRFYDAVEGEIRVDGVNVRDYGLEQLRRKIGIVPQKATLFSGTIADNIRWGKQDASQEELLAAASVAQAEEFIEKLPEGLATPVARGGLNLSGGQKQRLTIARAVAMRPQILILDDSASALDFATDAALRRALKESSGAMTVLLVSQRVSTVRQADVIIVFDEGRIAGIGTHEALLESCGVYQDICGSQLSTEEAGAQ is encoded by the coding sequence GTGTTCAAATTGGCTGTATTTCTTAAACCCTACCGGAAAGAAGTGATACTGGGACCGGTCTTCAAGCTGCTGGAGGCGATTCTTGAACTTCTGCTGCCAACCATCGTCGCCCTGATTGTCAACAACGGGATTGGCCGCCACGACAGCGCGTATGTGTACCGGATGGGCGGGCTGATGGTGCTGATGTCATTGCTGGGCTTCAGCTGTTCCATGGTATGCCAGTATTACGCTGCCCGGGCTTCACAGGGGTTTGGCACATCATTGCGCAATAAGATGTTTAAGCATATTTCAGCGCTTTCCTATGCCGAGCTGGATACCTTTGGCACCCCTTCGCTGATCAACCGGATCACGAATGATGTGAACCAGCTGCAGCTTGCGGTGGCGATGCTGATCCGACTGGTCATCCGCGCCCCGTTCATCTGTATCGGGGCAATTATCATGTCCATGATTCTCGACTTCCGGCTTTCGCTGATCCTGCTTGCGGCGACTCCGGTAATTGGTGTGATTCTGTATTTCATCATCACCCGCAGCTCACCGCTCTACCGCAAATACCAGCAGAAGCTGGATCATCTGGCTCTTGTGCTCAGCGAGAACCTGTCCGGCATCCGCGTGATCCGCGCCTTTGCCAAGAGCCGCAGTGAGAAGCAGCGCTTTGATGCCGCTTCGGAGGATCTCACAGCGACGGCAATCCGCGTCGCCCGCATCTCCGCCTGGCTGGGGCCCATGACAACGCTGGTGGTTAACGCAGCGATTATTGCCATTCTGTGGGCAGGCGGCATCCACATTGATGCGGGGCGGCTGTCCCAGGGGGAAATTATTGCATTTATCAACTATGTGACCCAGATTCTGCTGGCGCTGATTGTGGTCTCGAATCTGGTTATTATTTTCACCAAGGCCTCTTCCTCGGCGAACCGTGTGAATGAAGTGCTGGGTACGGAAGCCTCCGTTTTGGATACCGGGAATCACTCACTTCCCCGGACCGGTCAGCAGGCTCCGGCGATCACCTTCGAGCATGTCTCCTTTGGCTACAACACCACCGGTGAGCTGGCACTGCATGATATTTCAGTGGCCATTAACCGGGGAGAGACCGTAGGGCTGATCGGCAGCACAGGCTCCGGGAAGTCAACCTTCGTGAATCTGATTCCGCGTTTTTATGATGCGGTGGAGGGAGAGATACGGGTGGATGGAGTAAATGTCAGGGATTACGGGCTGGAGCAGCTGCGGAGGAAAATCGGCATCGTGCCGCAGAAGGCTACACTCTTCAGCGGTACCATTGCGGACAATATCCGCTGGGGCAAGCAGGATGCCTCGCAGGAGGAGCTGCTGGCCGCCGCCTCTGTCGCCCAGGCCGAAGAGTTCATAGAGAAGCTGCCTGAAGGGCTGGCGACTCCGGTTGCGCGTGGGGGATTGAACCTGTCCGGCGGGCAAAAGCAGCGGCTGACCATCGCCCGGGCGGTTGCCATGCGCCCGCAAATCCTGATTCTGGACGATTCGGCAAGCGCACTGGATTTCGCCACGGATGCGGCGCTGCGCCGCGCACTGAAGGAGAGCAGCGGGGCAATGACTGTACTGCTGGTCTCCCAGCGGGTAAGCACTGTACGCCAGGCGGATGTAATCATCGTCTTTGACGAAGGCCGGATTGCCGGTATTGGCACACATGAAGCATTATTGGAGAGCTGCGGCGTATACCAGGACATCTGCGGGTCCCAGCTCTCTACAGAGGAGGCGGGGGCACAATGA
- a CDS encoding LysR family transcriptional regulator, whose translation MDIRQLKYFLAIAEEGQITSAARKLQMAQPPLSQQLKQLEEELGVVLVERGPRSIQLTEAGMILRERAQQILELTDSTTRELKDFVKGVSGTLSIGTVSSSAATLLQDRLVEFHHNYSGVKFEIHEGNTYRIIDLLNKGIVEIGIVRTPFSSAGLECVYTVSEPMIAVMAPEYDWTGGKPEIEIGELRNQPLIVYRRFEQLIRETCLENGFDPQFFCMNDDARTTLLWANAGLGIGIIPRSAFTLASNSNVAAKEIRSDSLNTRVAAVWMKDKYLSSLAAKFIENFSRA comes from the coding sequence ATGGATATCCGCCAGTTGAAATATTTTTTGGCGATTGCCGAAGAAGGTCAAATTACATCGGCGGCGAGAAAGCTGCAAATGGCGCAGCCGCCGCTTAGCCAGCAGCTCAAGCAGCTGGAGGAGGAGCTTGGCGTGGTGCTGGTGGAACGCGGTCCGCGGAGCATTCAGCTGACAGAAGCGGGAATGATCCTCAGGGAGCGGGCACAGCAGATTCTGGAGCTGACGGACTCTACCACCCGGGAGCTGAAGGATTTCGTAAAAGGCGTATCCGGCACACTTTCCATCGGCACCGTATCCTCTTCGGCAGCTACCTTGCTGCAGGACCGGCTGGTAGAGTTCCATCACAACTATTCAGGGGTGAAATTTGAAATCCATGAAGGCAATACCTATCGGATTATCGATCTGTTGAACAAAGGCATTGTCGAAATCGGCATCGTCCGCACTCCGTTCAGCAGCGCAGGCCTGGAATGTGTCTATACGGTGTCTGAACCTATGATTGCCGTGATGGCTCCAGAATATGACTGGACGGGCGGGAAGCCTGAGATTGAAATCGGTGAGCTCCGGAACCAGCCGCTTATTGTTTACCGGCGCTTTGAGCAGCTTATCCGTGAGACCTGCCTGGAGAACGGATTTGATCCGCAGTTCTTCTGTATGAATGACGATGCCCGCACCACCCTGCTTTGGGCGAATGCGGGCCTGGGGATCGGCATCATTCCGCGATCGGCTTTCACGCTCGCCAGCAACAGCAATGTGGCAGCCAAGGAAATCCGCAGCGATTCCCTAAATACCCGGGTCGCCGCCGTCTGGATGAAAGACAAGTATCTGTCCTCCCTGGCCGCGAAGTTTATTGAGAACTTCAGCAGAGCATGA
- the htpG gene encoding molecular chaperone HtpG, whose translation MAKKEFKAESKRLLEMMINSIYTQREIFLRELISNASDAIDKIYYKALADEGLVFNKEDYYIKVAADKASRTLTISDTGIGMTQEELENNLGIIANSGSFAFKKDNEAKDGHNIIGQFGVGFYSAFMVAEDVTVVSKALGSDQAFKWESQGADGYTIEPTEKDTVGTEITLKIKANTEEDNYDEFLEEYRLKSIIKKYSDFIRFPIKMEITSSKPKEGSENEFEETKEEQTVNSMVPIWRKNKSELTDEDYNNFYTEKRYGFDKPLKHIHISADGAVVYNAILFIPENTPFDYYTKEYEKGLELYSNGVLIMNKCADLLPDYFSFVKGMVDSEDLSLNISREMLQHDRQLTLIAKNIKSKIKSQLQSLLKDEREKYEKFYTSFGRQLKFGVYNDYGMEKETLQDLLMFYSSKEKKQVTLAEYVERMPEDQKYIYYASGESVERIEKLPQTEMVSDKGYEILYFTDDIDEFAIKMIMSYKEKEFKNVSSGDLGLEENAEDKPSEAEENENKELFEAMKGILSGKVKDVKASKRLKSHPVCLSTEGELTIEMEKILKAMPNGQEVQADKVLEINIHHDVFKSLKAAAEGDKEKLGLYTNLLYNQALLIEGLQVNDPVQFTNDICKIMV comes from the coding sequence ATGGCCAAAAAAGAGTTTAAAGCGGAATCCAAAAGATTGCTGGAAATGATGATTAACTCTATTTATACGCAACGCGAAATTTTTCTGCGGGAACTGATCTCGAATGCAAGCGATGCCATTGACAAAATTTATTACAAAGCACTGGCCGATGAAGGCCTGGTGTTCAATAAAGAGGATTATTACATTAAAGTGGCCGCCGACAAGGCAAGCCGCACCTTGACCATCTCCGATACAGGGATCGGGATGACCCAGGAAGAGCTGGAGAATAACCTGGGGATTATCGCCAACAGCGGCTCGTTTGCTTTTAAGAAGGATAATGAAGCGAAGGACGGCCACAATATTATCGGGCAGTTCGGGGTTGGGTTCTATTCCGCTTTTATGGTGGCAGAGGATGTGACGGTAGTCAGCAAGGCGCTGGGCAGCGACCAGGCCTTCAAGTGGGAATCCCAGGGGGCAGACGGCTACACCATTGAGCCGACGGAAAAGGACACTGTAGGAACCGAGATTACCCTCAAGATCAAAGCGAACACCGAAGAAGACAATTACGATGAGTTCCTGGAAGAATACCGCCTGAAATCGATCATCAAGAAATACTCTGACTTCATCCGTTTCCCGATCAAGATGGAGATTACCAGCAGCAAGCCGAAGGAAGGCAGCGAAAACGAGTTCGAGGAAACCAAGGAAGAGCAAACCGTTAACAGCATGGTACCGATCTGGCGGAAGAACAAAAGCGAGCTGACCGATGAGGATTACAATAACTTTTACACAGAGAAACGCTACGGCTTCGACAAGCCGCTGAAGCATATCCACATCAGTGCCGATGGCGCGGTGGTTTACAATGCGATCCTGTTCATTCCGGAGAACACACCTTTTGACTATTACACCAAGGAATATGAAAAAGGCCTGGAGCTCTACTCCAACGGCGTGCTGATCATGAATAAATGCGCCGATCTGCTGCCGGATTATTTCAGCTTCGTCAAAGGGATGGTCGATTCCGAGGACTTGTCGCTGAACATCTCCCGTGAGATGCTGCAGCATGACCGCCAGCTGACGCTGATTGCCAAGAATATCAAGAGCAAGATCAAGAGCCAGCTCCAGAGCCTGCTGAAGGATGAAAGAGAGAAATATGAGAAATTCTATACTTCTTTTGGCAGACAGCTGAAGTTCGGAGTCTATAATGACTATGGCATGGAAAAAGAAACTCTCCAGGATCTGCTGATGTTCTACTCCTCCAAGGAGAAGAAACAGGTGACATTGGCAGAATATGTGGAAAGAATGCCGGAAGACCAGAAGTATATCTATTATGCTTCCGGGGAATCCGTAGAACGGATCGAAAAGCTGCCGCAGACCGAAATGGTCTCGGACAAAGGTTACGAAATCCTCTACTTCACGGACGATATCGATGAATTTGCCATCAAGATGATCATGTCCTATAAGGAAAAAGAATTCAAAAACGTATCCAGCGGCGATCTAGGGCTTGAAGAAAATGCCGAGGACAAACCATCGGAAGCGGAAGAAAACGAGAACAAGGAATTGTTCGAAGCCATGAAGGGCATTCTGTCCGGCAAAGTGAAGGACGTCAAAGCCTCCAAACGCCTGAAATCCCATCCGGTCTGCCTCTCCACGGAAGGCGAACTGACGATCGAAATGGAGAAAATCCTCAAAGCGATGCCAAACGGCCAGGAAGTTCAGGCGGACAAGGTGCTGGAGATCAACATCCATCATGATGTCTTCAAATCCCTGAAGGCTGCAGCCGAAGGGGACAAGGAGAAGCTTGGCCTGTACACGAACCTGCTGTACAATCAGGCGCTGCTGATCGAAGGCCTGCAGGTAAATGATCCTGTGCAGTTCACCAATGATATCTGCAAAATCATGGTGTAA
- a CDS encoding DUF1796 family putative cysteine peptidase, with protein sequence MNFNEIQGTYDIIFSLGRNCLAADQLSRHMLRKNGGVLDWVESPALSGVSNLLRNRFSNFMELPNLAITGINEKAKCYIVRDAAYYIFSHHDFPLNQNTPTQLVSYPELREKIARRVPRFLETLRSANRILFIRTEGTIHETAELLDVLRELVSGEFNVLVINQAPVGGIVETPWPFPNVCALQIPGVPDEFHDNDDLWKNILDRFTVR encoded by the coding sequence ATGAATTTTAATGAGATACAAGGAACCTATGATATCATTTTTAGCCTGGGACGGAATTGTCTGGCCGCAGACCAATTGTCGCGTCATATGCTGAGGAAAAACGGGGGTGTTCTCGACTGGGTGGAGTCACCTGCGTTGTCCGGGGTAAGCAACCTCTTGCGGAACCGTTTTTCGAATTTTATGGAACTGCCCAATCTGGCGATTACCGGTATTAATGAAAAGGCCAAATGCTATATTGTACGTGATGCGGCGTATTATATCTTCTCCCACCATGATTTTCCGCTGAATCAGAATACACCTACCCAGCTTGTGAGCTACCCGGAGCTTAGGGAGAAGATTGCCCGGCGTGTTCCACGGTTTTTGGAGACGCTCAGGAGCGCTAACCGGATTTTATTTATCCGGACGGAAGGAACGATACATGAAACGGCGGAACTGCTGGATGTTCTAAGAGAGCTGGTGTCCGGCGAATTTAATGTGCTGGTAATTAATCAGGCCCCGGTAGGCGGTATTGTTGAAACCCCGTGGCCTTTTCCGAATGTGTGCGCCCTGCAGATCCCCGGGGTTCCTGATGAGTTTCACGATAATGACGATCTGTGGAAAAATATATTAGATAGATTCACCGTCCGCTAG